The Candidatus Melainabacteria bacterium RIFOXYA2_FULL_32_9 genome segment GACCAACTTCTCTTTGTGCCATAGCAATACGTGTCAGAGAATCAAGCATAAATAAAACATCTCTACCGCCGTCTCTAAAGTATTCAGCTATACTTGTAGCCACGTGTGCTGCTTTGATTTTCACAAGAGATGGTTGATCTGATGTAGCAACTACAACTACAGACTTGCTTAAACCTTCTGGCCCGAGAGAATTCTCAATAAATTCTCTTACTTCACGGCCTCTTTCTCCAATTAAAGCAATTACGTTCATATCAGCATTAGTATTTCTGGCTATCATGCCAAGTGCTGTACTTTTACCAACACCGCTACCGGCAAAAATACCAAGCCTCTGCCCCTTACCTATTGTTGTGAAAGCATCTATAGATCTTACCCCCATAATAAGAGGTTCTTTAATACGTTTTCTTGTTAAAGGATTAATTTTTTTAATTTTGGTTGAGTATGTTTTACTGGTTCTAAGCGGGCTTAATTCATCAATTGGTCTTCCAAGGCCGTCTAATACCCTGCCTAATAGTTCTGAGCCAACTTTTACTTGAATTTGTCCGCCAGAATTTACGACAGTAGCTCCAGGCCTTAGTCCTTCCATATCTCCTAAAGGCATTAAAAGAACTTTATTAGATTTAAAACCAACTACTTCAGTCCATATAGGTTCCTGATCCATTTTAGGGTAAATATAGCAAAGATCTCCAATGCTTGCTGATGGACCATCTGCTTCTATAATAAGGCCGATGATCTCAGTAACATGCCCAATTTCTCTGAATGTATGGGTGTTTCTTACAATATTATTATATTTAGTTAAATCAATCATCTTCTTCTACATTTGGTGGTTCCTGGATTTTTATCTCAATTTCTTTAGGAATTTCAACTAATACAGGATTTTCTTGTGCTTCTAATAAAATTTGTCTTGTTATTTCAGATATTTGTGTCTCTAACCTTGCATCTATCCTGCTTTCTGAGGATTCAATTATCACCCCGTCAGCAGGAATAGTTCTGTCTTCAAGTATTTTAATAGATTTTAATCCTTTAATTGTTTCTTTAAGTTCTTCTGAAAAGTCATACAGGTATTTAGTAATTGCAGGATTAACCAGAATATTTACTTCCTCTTTATCTTTTAACTCATTTATTGCTGCTTTTATGATGTTTAGAATTATTTCCGGTTGAATTTCAAGTTGTTGTCTTAAAATTTTCTCTGCAATAACTATAGTTAGTTGTAATATTTCTTTTTCGGATGAGGATATTATTTCTTTTTTGATTTTAAAGACTGATTGCGCAAGAATATTCAGACTTTTAATTTGATTAGCAAGATCTTCATGAACCTGACGGTGTCCATCTTGATATCCGGTATTATACCCTGTCTGATAGCCTTCTTCCTTTGCTTGATCGGCTGCTTCTTGGGCTTGCTGTAAAAAGTCTTGAATCTGTTGGTTTGCTGCTTCAATAATTTGTGCAGCTTCAGAGTTTGCTTTGTTAATAATTTCTTCAGTTTTTTTTTGGGCGCTTATAAGGGCACTTCTCTGTATCCTGTCTATTTCTTCCTTTTCTTTTTCCACACTGCCGAATACATAAGAATTACCGAGTTGAACGTTAGAGCTCTCAATCCTACTCAATGAAATCATCCTCCACATCACGGGATAGTACAATTTCACCTGTGGTTTCCAGTGCACGAATTGTAGAAACAATCTTGGTTTGACATTCCTGAACTTCTCTTGCTCTAACAGGGCCCATATATTCCATATCGTCTTTTAACATAGCAGAAGCTCTTTCTGACATGTTTTTGTATATTTTTTCTTTAACTTCCTGATTAGAACCTTTAAGAGCCATTGCAAGATCTTTAGTTTCAACTTCACGTAAGATACGTTGAATTGATCTGTCATCAAGCTTGACAATATCTTCAAATACGAACATTAACTCTCTGACTCTTTCTGCAAGTTCGCCATCATAAGATTCAAGAGTCTCCATTATTTTCTTTTCAGTAGTTCTATCGCTTCTGTTTAATATATTAGCCAGAGCATCAACACCACCAGCTTTTGAAAAGTCTTGTGAAACTACTGAGGAGAATTTGCTTTCTATAATTTTCTCTATTTCACTTAAAATTTCGGGGTTTGTTCTGTCCATTTCAGCTATTCTCATAGCCACCAGTGATTGTAGTTGTGGTGGTAAGCTGTTTAATACAGCTGCTGCTTTATCTGGTTTTAAATATGCAAGAACAAGGGCAACCAGTTGAGGATTTTCATTTTGGAATGATGTTGCAAGTTGTCCGGGATCTGCATCATTAAAGAATTGAAATGGGTTAGTATGAAGTGTAGCCATTAATTTGTCAAGAATTTGTTCTGCTCTATCTCCTCCATAAGCTTGTTCCAAAAGCTTTTTAGCATAATCCATACCACCTCTGGATAAATAGTTGCTTGCCTGAAAAAGCGAATGAAACTCTTCAAGAATTTCATCAAGAGTTTCTTTAGGTACTTTATTTAAGCTTGCAATATCTAAGGTTATTTGTTCAATTAACTCATCATCAGGAATATTTTTTAAGACTTCAGTTGCTGTAGATGGTCCAAGTATAATTAAGAGCGCTGCAACTTTTTGAGAGTTGCTCATATGGCTTAATGTTAATTTAGTTATTTCCATAGTTTGTTAGTCCTTAACGTATGATAATAGCAAACGAGCCGCTTCAGACGGGTCTGACAGAATAATATTATTTAAATCTGATTTTAATCTTTCTAATTCAGGTTCTAATTTTGCTTCAATAGCAGGAATTGAGGCTGCTTGCAGAAGGTCTGGTTCTTCTTCACCGTCATCATAATATGCTTCTTCTGAATAAACTTCTTGTCCTTGAAGAGGTTTTCTGATTAGTGAGCTGAATACAAACAATGCAGTTAAACCAAGGATCAAGACTACTAGCATTGGTGCAATATTTTTAACCCATAGTTCCATGTTAGTTGTCTTTTGAATCTCTGTTAACACTTTTTCGGTTGTTTGTTCTTCTGCTTCAGCAAATTGCATGCCGGTTATGGTTATAATATCTCCTCTTTCAAGGTTTGCACCACTAGCTGAAACAATAAGGTTTCTCAGTTCATCTTTTTCTTTAGAAGTAAGTATTTTATTCAGGGCAACAGCGATTGTCATTTTTTCTAATGTACCAGGTGCATAAATAATCTGCTTAATTTCTTTAGATATATTAAAGTTTTTAATAGATTTTACTTTCTGATAGTTTGTATTTTTAGCACCTGCTGGGGCGGGTATTGCTCCTTCTTGTGCTTGTGTAGGATTACCATTATCATAGGCTTCACTCTCGGATTGAGTGCTTACTACAACACCTTCTGGGGAGTTTTGGCTTGCATTTGCAGGAATGTATCTTTCAATAGTTGCTTTAGCGGTGTCAAAATTCATAACTGCGCTAACTTCAACACTGAAATTATCCTGTCCAACAAGCTTCTCTATGACTTTTGATACTTTCTTGGATATTGTATTTTCAAACTTAAGCCTGTAATCGCTAACATCTCCACCTTGATTTATCTCTTCAGATAATGGAGTACCGTCTTGACTGGTAAGGAATACTCTGTCAGGAGTTAATCTTGGAATACCGTAAGCCACAAGATTTTTGATAGCTTTAACCTGATCTGGTTTCATTCTAAAACCAGGTTCCAAGATGAGCATTACTGATGCAGACGGAAGTTCTTCTTTTTCTGAGAAAATTGATCTTTCAGGATCTGCTAATTGTACTCTAGCCTTTTTTATCCCTTTTATTCTTTCAATAGTTCTTGTTAATTCTCCCTGGAAAATTCTTTGGCGTGTTAGTTTATTTTGAAAGTCTGTAGCTCCTAATTGAACTTTATCGAGTAATTCAAATCCAGGATTGCTGTCATGAATAACATCATTTTCAGCAATCATTAATCTTAAATCTTCTTTTAAATCAACGGGAACGAGAATTGTTTTTTTATCATCACTTAATTTATATTGATATCCTGCTTTTTTTAGATTTTCAATAACCGCAACTGCATCAGTTTCAGATAGATCACTATATAAAACACCCCAATTAGGCTCAGTAGATTTTGCAATAAAGTATGCAATTGCAGCAAAAGTAACAACAGTAAGTAGAACAATAGTAAACTTTTGGGGAAATTCAAGTCCTCCCCAAAGTTTTTTTAGATCTTTTGCTAATAGGCTAAAATAGTTATTCAATTCTCTCTCCCCGTTATAACGACCCCTATTTTAGGTTAGTATATCTCAATTTTATACGAATATTTAAAATAATCAAAAAAGTTAAGTTAGTTTAACTATACTGGAATTTTTGATATTTCCTGATATGCCTGTAAAATTTTGTTTCTCAGTTGTAATGTTAATTGCATAGAGAGATTTGATTTTTCCATAGCTATCATTACGTTATGAAGATCTATATTTCCACCAGATGCGAAGGTTTCTACGGCACCTTCAGCATCTTTTTGCTTTGTATTTACGTCATTCATATAATCTCCCATTACTTTGGAGAATGCTTTTACAGTTTTATCTGCAGTTAAATTATCTGATACAACTCCTTCAGTGTTGATAAATTTTTCATTTGTCAATGTTTCAAGATCTTGAGCGAGTTCTTGATCATCTATTAATTGATCTTTGGTAATTTTACCTTTTAAAGGAGTATCTTGTCTGTCAGAAATTCCAAAGGCATTGTTATTATTTGGCATATTTATTTGGAATTTGTTTGGACTTACAATAGTATCAAAACCATTAGGTCCATTTAATGATCCAACCATAGTTAGCTCCTATTATTATATTTAATTCTTGTATTTTTTTCAGAATTTAAAAGTATTGTATTAGTTTTATTGATGGAAGCGGTATTAGGATTTTTGCTTGTCAAATCTGTTAATATCACTTTTAAGTCTTGAATAAGTTTTTCATCTTCTTGAAGGGAATTCTCTTGTGTATTTATGGGACTAGAGAAATTATCTCTATTTATAAAACTTGGCATAATTAGCCCCCTTTAAAGACTTATTATATTCTTAGCGCTGATGATAACATATTTTTAGCAGTATCTAAAGTTGTAATATTTGCTTCATAAGCTCTACTAGCTGCTATCATGTCTACCATTTCTGTAACAATATTTATATTAGGCATAGATACAAACCCATCTTTATCTGCATCAGGGTGTGTTGGATTGTATATTTGTCGTGGAGGGTTATTATCTTCCACAATCTGGTTTACAGAGACTCCTGTTGCTATATTTGCAGCATTATTACTAGTACCTGAGTTGGCATCTAATTCCATATTAATATCGGAAATACCGTCTGATGATTTACCTTTATTTGGGTTCATTGCATCATTATATATGGCTGAAAAGACAACTTCTTTTTTTTTGTAAACTCCAGGAGTGCCATCAGGGTTTCTTGTAGTATTAACGTTAGCAATATTACTTGCTATCGCATCCATTTTTATTCTTTGTGCATATAAACCAGAGGCGCTAATATTCAGAGAATCAAAACTCATTATTATCTACCTCCTTGCTCTATTACTGATCTTAGTCCTGAAAACATTTTTTCTTGCATAGTTGTAATTGCAGCATATTTGGTACCATTTTTAGCTAATTCTGCCATTTCATATTCTATATTTACATTATTTCCATCGGTTTTTATAGCAGCGTTACCTGTTTCAGATATTTCAGGTTTAAATTCCTTATATAAATCCTCTTGGTAATTTAAGCTGTTGGATAAAACTACTGAATTTGCTGAATTCATTAATTTTGCTGAATTCTTTTCTTTTTCTTTTTGAATATCAGTATTTTTCTCAATAATTTTAACCAGTTGATCTTCAAATTTTACATCAACTCTTTTATATCCAGGAGTATCAGCATTAGCTATATTTGCAGCAAGGGCATTATGTCTGGATGACAAAGCATTAAGAGCTAAAGTCGATGCTTCTATAGGATTATTGCTTATTAATTCCATTATTATATGCCTCCCCTGTATTTATTATGTTTATAATTACTGTATAGGTAAGGTTAGACCAAATATAGTCCCATTAGGGCTTGTAGAAATAATGTTTAAGCTTCCACCATGGGCTTCCATTATTTTTCTTGCCTGAGCAAGACCAAGTCCTGTTCCTCTTTCTTTTGTTGAAAAGTAAGGTGTAAAGATTTTTTCTTTGTTCTCTGGAGATATACCTTCTCCCTGATCTTGAATTTTTATATGTACCATATCATCGTTATCTTGGTTGTCTACTAAGATTTCAACATTAGTATCCTTTTTTGATATTTCTAATGCATTTTTAATAATGTTTAAAATAGCCTGATTTAGCTTGATTTTGTCAAATTTTACTTGAATACCTTTATTTAAAGAATATTTTAGTGATAATTTTACTTCTTTTTCTTCAAAAGATGGTTTAACCAGATTAGTTAACTCATCTAAAGCGCTTTCAAGGTTAGTATCTGACTTTTCAATTGTCATAGGTTTAGAATAATCAATCAATTCAGTTAAAAGGCTTTCTAAATTTTTTGATGCGTTACTGATACAAGTAGCCGCATTATTTAGAGATTCAGCAATTTTGTCTTCTTTAATATCAGAATTTATTTTTTCTATGTTTTTAGAAATGATTTTTGCATATAAGTCTATAGAACTAAGAGGATTTCTTAGTTCATGTGCAATTGTTGAGCACAATTGTCCAATAGCTGCCAGTTTTTCAGTTTGTAGTGTTTTATTATACAGTTCTTTAAGTTCGGTATTTGCACATATAAGATCTCTTTGACGACTTTCAAGGCTTGCTATCAGCTTTCTTAAAATCATTGTAAAGTTTTCATTACGGCGTCTATCTTGTTTAATCTGTGATAAATCAACATTTAATTCATCGTTAAATGATATTGTTTGCAAATGATCAATAATTTGTCTTGAATCATATGGATTTAATGAACAAAAACCATCACATAATCCAAATACTTCTGATGTTGTTTCATTCCAGAAAAGACAAGCAGAAAACTTTTCATCAATAATAATCAGGAGCTCGTCGTCTTCTAATTCAGGATTATTCAATTTAACTTGTATAAAGCTTTCAGACTCAGCTTTATCTGAATATGTATATACTTTTAATTCTGAATATTTGAGCCTGTTGAGTAACCCTTGAAAACTTTCAGTGTTTTTAATTTTAATGAGAACTATTGCGCCATATCTATTTTCGATAACGGTCTCCAATAGGCACCTAAACAGACTCGTGAGTGTCTGTTTAGTGTACATATCTGTCGTTATATGACTCATTAAATCTTTTATTGAATTGCTATTTTTAGGAAACCTTTTCATCTCATCCTCAAGTTTTTAGGGTTTATTCTAGGCTAAAGCTGATTTTTATACAGCTGTGCGTATTTTTTTTCTTGAGCCAAGACCATGATTAATTGCGTATAAAACAGCTTGAGTTCTGTCATTTACCTGTAATTTTTGGAAAATGTTATTTACGTGAGTTTTTACGGTTGTTTCACTGATAAACAACTTGTTAGCTACGCCTTTATAGGTAATTCCTTGTGTAAGGAGTTCAAGAACTTCTTCTTCTCTTTGTGTAAGATAGGAGAGTAAGTTTTCTTCGTCATCTTCAAATTTATTTTTATTGTCATCTTTAAATGATTGATAAAAATGATCAAAGAATTTAACTGTAAGTATTGGTGGAAGGTAAATTTTGCCGTTCAAGATTTCATTTATAGAGGTTATTAATTGTGAAGCAGCCATTGTTTTTAAAATATAGCCTCTTGCTCCAACTTTCATTGCTCTAAAAATGAGATCAGCATCGTCATACCCTGTAATAGCGATGATTTTTACATCTTCATTTAATTTTTTAATTTCTTGAATAGCAGTAATGCCGTCTGTTTCTGGCATATTGATGTCCATCAATATAATTTCAGGATTGTATTTCTTAACCAGAGAAATAGCAATTTCTGCTGAAGCTGCTGTACCGATAACTTCATAATCACTTTCGATATTGATTAGTTCTCGAATACCTGAAGCATGATCGTAATTGTCATCTACGATTAAAATTCTAACGTTTTCTTGAGTATCAACTCTTCTCATATATATCTCCCCCCAGACGTGTAAATTTAACGATAACCTACTTGCATTTGAGTTATTTACTCCGATATCAAATTTCGACTTTCTACATTAAGCATAGTACCCTTTTAAACTACTCATCTCATCCACTAAAAGGTTTATCTTTCTCCCTTATAAGGTTGAGTTCCTGGTGTAAACCATATGGTTTAGAAGAGTATCAAGATAGAATCTCTAGGATACTTTGAGCGTAAAGATTTTATGGATGATTTATTTTATATGATTTTTTGACTAAGTTTCACGAGTAAATAATCCTTAATCCTAAAAAATACAGGTGGGCATAGCTGGATAGCTATTATCTGAGATTATCTATACCTGATCAGGTATAGATAATTATTAAAGTTAGGAGGATTTTTTTAAATTTTACTAATTTGAATAGAGTAAGACATTTGGATTATAGATTTTAGGAAAACAATCTATCAATATTAATCCTTTTAGTTGAGTTTTAAGTATGTTCGACAAAAAATTTATACAAGAAACAACTTAATTTATTAGGGCAATTGTATTATTTTGTTATTCAAGTTTTAGCATGTTCCTAAGCTAATTCTGACTAATTTAAATAAAAAATAGGGTAATATGCATTACCTAACTTAGGTTAACGACTAAAGCCTTTGAAGCAATTAAACTTAGTTTAAAGTTATCAGTTATCGTTGGTGCACTATTAAAAATTGAGATTGAGTGAGTCATTGCGAACCTTATAATAGGGATATTTTCTAAAATCGATATTGTGAAGCAATCTCAGAGCATATTTCGTTGCATTGAGATCACTCCGCAATTAAGATAAATGATAATCCTCAATACGCATTGGCTCGTGATGACTGAGTGATTATTACTAAATTCCAGCTATTATTGATTTTATATTTATATGAATTATAAATGTTTTGTTAACATTATTTAAAAATTTAATTTATATTCCAAATTTACTATCAAATTTTTTTTTTAGGGACTTTATTAATATTTAGAGGATTATTTTTGAAAAAATGAAATTAGGAAAGGGAGATTGCATGAAGATTCAGTCAGTTAATAGTGTACCTTTTGGATTAGGAGTACAAAATAAAAAATCCCCCAATAATGAAGCTATTTTAGATGTTAAACGTCATGATTTAAAGCCAATTAACTTTGAAATGGCTCGAGCTCTAGAGGTGTAAACTTTAGAGGTAAAGTTGATAATCCGTCAGAAGCAATTAGACAGACTTTAGGTGGACAACAGTTAACAGTTACTTCAAATCGTGGTTTTTACAATTATGCCGGTAAAGCAGAAGATGGTACAGAAAAACCGTTACAACAAAGCCCCGGTGGATTAGCTATGGCAATGGATGGAGCTTTAATTCCTGCAAAAGGTATCTGGGTTTCCTGGGATGGTGCAAATAAGGTTGTATCAGAACAAGATAGAACTTATGATGTAAATACAGGTTATAAAGTTGCTCATTTTTCCATGGATCCTGATAAAATGAATACTTTCTATGGAAAAGTTTCAAACTGTTTACTTTGGCCAACAAGTCATGATTTGCCACAATATGCCAGTGAAGTGAGCGATGATGAGTGGAATACTTATAAGGATGTAAATAAAACCTTTGCGCAAAAAACAGTTCAGCAGCTTGATAAAACCGGAAAAGGTAATGTTATATGGGTACAAGATTATCAATTAATGATGACACCAGGTTTTATAAGGGATGAAATTAATAAGAAAGACGAATTTAACTCAAAAGATAAAAAAGCATCTTTAGGCTATTTCCATCATATTCCTTTTCCAGAACCAAAAGTTTTCCTATCGGGATTAGGTAAGGAAAGAGCTGCTGAAATTGTAAAATCACTATTAAAGTCAGATATGATTGGATTCCATATTCCTATGTATGTAAATAATTTTGCTAAAACTGTTAATGTACTTAAATCTGAAGGATTATTACCTGAAGTTAAAGGCATAAAAGATGAAGGAAAATCAAAAATAATTTCATATAAAGATGAAGCAACAGGTGTTGAAAGAAAAGTAAAAGTGC includes the following:
- a CDS encoding flagellar basal body rod protein FlgC — encoded protein: MSFDSLNISASGLYAQRIKMDAIASNIANVNTTRNPDGTPGVYKKKEVVFSAIYNDAMNPNKGKSSDGISDINMELDANSGTSNNAANIATGVSVNQIVEDNNPPRQIYNPTHPDADKDGFVSMPNINIVTEMVDMIAASRAYEANITTLDTAKNMLSSALRI
- a CDS encoding flagellar protein export ATPase FliI; translation: MIDLTKYNNIVRNTHTFREIGHVTEIIGLIIEADGPSASIGDLCYIYPKMDQEPIWTEVVGFKSNKVLLMPLGDMEGLRPGATVVNSGGQIQVKVGSELLGRVLDGLGRPIDELSPLRTSKTYSTKIKKINPLTRKRIKEPLIMGVRSIDAFTTIGKGQRLGIFAGSGVGKSTALGMIARNTNADMNVIALIGERGREVREFIENSLGPEGLSKSVVVVATSDQPSLVKIKAAHVATSIAEYFRDGGRDVLFMLDSLTRIAMAQREVGLAVGEPPATRGYTPSVFALMPKLLERTGTTDTGTITGLYTVLVEGDDFNEPVSDTVRGILDGHILLSRELAHRNHYPAVDVLGSISRVMPEVSAKEHIEAAGKIRDLLATYNKNADLINIGAYVTGTDPKIDRAIRLNDEINNFLQQPTDEKADYPETVNRLIEISQK
- a CDS encoding flagellar M-ring protein FliF — protein: MNNYFSLLAKDLKKLWGGLEFPQKFTIVLLTVVTFAAIAYFIAKSTEPNWGVLYSDLSETDAVAVIENLKKAGYQYKLSDDKKTILVPVDLKEDLRLMIAENDVIHDSNPGFELLDKVQLGATDFQNKLTRQRIFQGELTRTIERIKGIKKARVQLADPERSIFSEKEELPSASVMLILEPGFRMKPDQVKAIKNLVAYGIPRLTPDRVFLTSQDGTPLSEEINQGGDVSDYRLKFENTISKKVSKVIEKLVGQDNFSVEVSAVMNFDTAKATIERYIPANASQNSPEGVVVSTQSESEAYDNGNPTQAQEGAIPAPAGAKNTNYQKVKSIKNFNISKEIKQIIYAPGTLEKMTIAVALNKILTSKEKDELRNLIVSASGANLERGDIITITGMQFAEAEEQTTEKVLTEIQKTTNMELWVKNIAPMLVVLILGLTALFVFSSLIRKPLQGQEVYSEEAYYDDGEEEPDLLQAASIPAIEAKLEPELERLKSDLNNIILSDPSEAARLLLSYVKD
- a CDS encoding flagellar basal-body rod protein FlgB, yielding MELISNNPIEASTLALNALSSRHNALAANIANADTPGYKRVDVKFEDQLVKIIEKNTDIQKEKEKNSAKLMNSANSVVLSNSLNYQEDLYKEFKPEISETGNAAIKTDGNNVNIEYEMAELAKNGTKYAAITTMQEKMFSGLRSVIEQGGR
- a CDS encoding flagellar hook-basal body complex protein FliE; this encodes MTNEKFINTEGVVSDNLTADKTVKAFSKVMGDYMNDVNTKQKDAEGAVETFASGGNIDLHNVMIAMEKSNLSMQLTLQLRNKILQAYQEISKIPV
- a CDS encoding flagellar motor switch protein FliG; this encodes MEITKLTLSHMSNSQKVAALLIILGPSTATEVLKNIPDDELIEQITLDIASLNKVPKETLDEILEEFHSLFQASNYLSRGGMDYAKKLLEQAYGGDRAEQILDKLMATLHTNPFQFFNDADPGQLATSFQNENPQLVALVLAYLKPDKAAAVLNSLPPQLQSLVAMRIAEMDRTNPEILSEIEKIIESKFSSVVSQDFSKAGGVDALANILNRSDRTTEKKIMETLESYDGELAERVRELMFVFEDIVKLDDRSIQRILREVETKDLAMALKGSNQEVKEKIYKNMSERASAMLKDDMEYMGPVRAREVQECQTKIVSTIRALETTGEIVLSRDVEDDFIE